The following coding sequences lie in one Maribacter forsetii DSM 18668 genomic window:
- a CDS encoding OmpP1/FadL family transporter, which yields MKRYLTFVILMACAVGSAQNINEALRYGTENLQGTARFQAMGGAFGALGGDLSSLNINPAGSAVFNNSLFTITGSNYHTNNDARYFGDALITKNNDIELNQLGGAFVFKNTDANSDWKKFTLAFNYDLVNNFDNEYYVSGSATEGIDTYFLEFAGGTPFGSILLQDGEFLEEAYLDIGAAQGFRDQQTFLGYYGGILDPETEDNNNTNYISNSLYDFVDQDFLRRTTGYNSKFTVNVASQYKENIYLGASLNFHSVLYTQYDQFSEDGYEPNSEITRTTFDNYLETEGNGFSFTLGAIAKLNDNVRLGGSYQSPTWYRLEDNTSQRVNSDLADADINFINFTIVNLFEEYTVKTPSKLTGSLAVIFAKDGLLSFDYGYQDFSQSELRPTNDPSFQTVNSEIASDLGAVSTFRLGGEYRIQQVSLRAGYRFEQSPYANGNTIGDLNAISGGIGYNFGGSKLDFSLSRSQQDVSERLFNAGITTPAMIDRGIMNATLSYTINF from the coding sequence ATGAAGAGATATTTAACTTTCGTAATACTAATGGCATGTGCCGTTGGTAGTGCACAAAACATAAATGAAGCTTTACGTTACGGTACAGAAAACCTTCAAGGAACCGCTCGCTTTCAAGCTATGGGTGGAGCGTTTGGCGCCCTAGGCGGGGATTTATCATCACTAAACATTAACCCTGCGGGCTCTGCTGTTTTCAATAATAGCCTATTTACCATCACAGGTTCTAACTACCATACAAATAATGACGCCCGTTACTTTGGTGACGCCTTAATAACCAAGAATAACGACATTGAACTAAATCAATTAGGTGGTGCATTTGTATTTAAAAACACCGATGCTAATTCTGATTGGAAAAAATTTACCTTGGCTTTTAATTATGACTTGGTCAATAATTTTGATAACGAATACTATGTTTCTGGAAGTGCAACAGAAGGTATTGATACTTATTTTCTAGAATTCGCAGGTGGTACACCTTTTGGGTCAATTTTATTACAAGATGGCGAATTTTTAGAAGAAGCATATTTAGATATTGGTGCAGCTCAAGGTTTTAGAGACCAACAAACATTTTTAGGCTACTATGGTGGAATTCTCGACCCAGAGACTGAAGATAACAACAACACAAATTACATTAGTAATTCTCTCTATGACTTTGTTGATCAAGATTTTTTAAGAAGAACTACGGGCTATAATAGTAAGTTTACCGTTAACGTTGCTTCTCAATACAAAGAGAACATCTATTTGGGAGCTTCTTTAAATTTTCACAGCGTTCTATATACTCAATATGATCAGTTTTCGGAAGATGGTTACGAGCCAAATTCTGAAATTACCAGAACTACTTTTGACAATTATTTAGAAACTGAAGGTAACGGATTCTCATTTACCTTAGGTGCAATTGCCAAATTGAACGATAATGTACGTTTAGGCGGTAGCTACCAATCACCAACATGGTATCGCTTGGAGGACAATACTTCGCAACGTGTAAATTCTGATTTAGCGGATGCGGATATTAATTTTATCAACTTTACTATTGTAAACCTTTTTGAAGAGTACACGGTTAAAACACCTAGTAAGCTTACAGGTAGTTTAGCTGTAATATTCGCAAAAGACGGTTTATTAAGTTTCGATTATGGATACCAAGATTTCTCACAATCAGAATTACGCCCTACAAACGACCCAAGCTTCCAAACAGTGAACTCAGAAATTGCGAGTGATTTAGGAGCCGTTTCTACTTTTAGACTTGGCGGTGAGTACAGAATTCAGCAAGTAAGCCTAAGAGCAGGATACCGTTTTGAACAGAGTCCGTATGCCAATGGAAATACAATTGGAGATCTAAATGCCATTTCTGGTGGTATTGGGTATAACTTTGGCGGAAGCAAATTAGACTTTTCCCTAAGTCGTTCTCAACAAGATGTAAGCGAAAGATTATTTAATGCCGGTATTACAACACCCGCAATGATTGATAGAGGAATTATGAATGCTACCTTAAGTTATACGATTAACTTTTAA